The Pecten maximus chromosome 10, xPecMax1.1, whole genome shotgun sequence region TCTCCAGATCAGCATGGTCCGACTCGTATTCATAAGAGATGGTGTCACTGTCACTCTCTTCTTGCTGATCATGGTCATCTAAAGGTGAGAAATGAAGCAGCTTCTCCAGTGGAGATACACAGCAGCTGTTACATTTACAAAAGTTAGCACAAATGTCACAACAAGTGTGCAAGTTTGTCTGTTTTTCTATCTTTTGCATGTGTTTGGCGGATGCAAATTTATCCATTATGGACAATCTCCTACAGGAATTTGATCTGATAACTTGCttaacatcatcatcaatgtTTCTTGTCTGGTACCTGTTGTACATTATCAGTGCCACTGAATCAGTTCCATCCCTTCCTGCCCTCCCGGTTTCCTGGAGAAGATCCACAATGGAATATGGGGGTCCATACAAGATGATGTTTTGACATGCTGACACATCTACACCCATTCCCAGAGCACTTGTGGAAATTACTACCCGCAACTCACTGTCAACAGATAGTTTAGAAACTATTTCTTTCTTCTTATCCTCCATCGTCTCAGAATGAAACATTTCTACATATTTCACTAAATCTGGTAACTCGGTGACAAGGAAATGATACAGGTGGCCAacatctttaattgaattgcGGTATATCAAAGTCCTTGGAAATGTTTCCATCAAATTACCTAAGCCTTCCAATAGCCACAGCATAGCACATTCAATACTTGGATCAACCTGATGTACcacatatttgatattttctctatTTGGCGACACAGTAATAAATGTTTCACAGTCATCCATGCCTAGCACTGAAACTACCCTGGTTAGTATTTGTTTTGTGCATGTTGCACTCAAAGCCAGCATTGCTGCTTCGGGGAATAACGAACGTAGTTCACCAACATGCCTAAACCACTTGCGAAAGGTGTTTCTTTCTTCATCTTTCTCCAAGCCACCCCTGCATAATACAAATACACTCAATGTACACTGTTATTTCAATGTGACCTATTTATGTCTATAAAATAATGATCAATTTATATGCTATGTCAATAGTTTCCTGGAAGTTTTGTTGATTATAAACATCTAATACATTTAGAGTCATTTTATACACCACTACCAATATTATATTCATTGGTGGTTGAACATTTATGATTCCAATTTCTCCATTTCCTTCAGATTAATATAATTGAGCAAGGTTTATTTAATATGTGATTCAaaaatgacaatacaattaATATGTCACTggaattgaaataaaaaatcttaCCAAGTTGCTATGGTATGAAACTCATCAACAACTATCAGAGATATCTGTAGCTGCTGGATTGCTTCCCGCCAGGCCTTATCTCCAACTGCAGTCTCTGGTGAAGCGAATATGATATCAATCTTCCCATCTTTGATATGGGAATCTGTGCAATGGTCACTTCCTGAAATGTCATATATTCCGTTATATTTGCATGTTGTATTCTAATGAATTGTGTTCACAGTTAAAAACGGAGATAATATAATAATTTGGCATATGTTAGGAAGATTTTTTTAAGTACAACCACTTCATTCCaatattaacaagaggcccaggggccttaacggtcatctgactctaaattaaaacccttatattattgtagtatgcattctc contains the following coding sequences:
- the LOC117336116 gene encoding ATP-dependent DNA helicase Q1-like; the protein is MEDQVKRLANLNCITTAYAGSDHCTDSHIKDGKIDIIFASPETAVGDKAWREAIQQLQISLIVVDEFHTIATWGGLEKDEERNTFRKWFRHVGELRSLFPEAAMLALSATCTKQILTRVVSVLGMDDCETFITVSPNRENIKYVVHQVDPSIECAMLWLLEGLGNLMETFPRTLIYRNSIKDVGHLYHFLVTELPDLVKYVEMFHSETMEDKKKEIVSKLSVDSELRVVISTSALGMGVDVSACQNIILYGPPYSIVDLLQETGRAGRDGTDSVALIMYNRYQTRNIDDDVKQVIRSNSCRRLSIMDKFASAKHMQKIEKQTNLHTCCDICANFCKCNSCCVSPLEKLLHFSPLDDHDQQEESDSDTISYEYESDHADLENLDFDEELIEL